The DNA sequence TTTATACGATAATTGATTCGCATAAATTATATCGTAATGAGTATTTAGGCGGTCTAATAATAATGCTTTGCGCTTTTGGGCTTGGTTATTTGTCGGCTGTCGGGGCTGGGAAAGTTATAAAGAAAATAAAACAATAAATATAGAAAATATATAGCAAAAGCACCTTAAAATCGAGGTGTTTTTGCGTTTTAGGATAAGGTGAATTTGGACCAAATTCACCTTATTATTGAAATGATTTATAGAAGGCGTTATGCCTTGTTTGGATTGAAAAATTTAAGGGGAAATGGTAGAGTGAAAACATGAATAAACAGACCGTAGGGGCGCAAAATTTTGCGTTCCTACGAAAAATTAAAAAATTATGTTAAGTTTACAGGAATTAAAAACTCTTTGGAATAAAGAGAAAAAGGAATATCGGTCCCAAGAGGTGGGAAGCGGGGTTCAAAAATTTATTAAAGAGGCATTGCAAAGCCCTAATCTTTTTAGTTTAAAGGAGTGTCCGCTTTCTAAAAAATCCACGGACCGAAAGATGGAATTTATACACGAGAAAAAAACAAAAGACAGAAGAAGGGCAGATTTTGTAATTTATGTTGATATGAATATTATAATACCCGTTGAAGTTGAATCATTCGGTAAAATTGAAGTAGGCGCCAAGCAACTGGCCCAATATCAAAAAGATTTGGAAAAGAAATACGGAATTTTAACTGACGGGCATATTTGGCGTTTTTACACGGATAATGTTTTCATGGAGTTTAATATTGATGAGATTTTAAAAAATCCTGAATTGTTTTTAGAATACTGGAAAGAATATATTAAGCCCGAAACCTATTACTTGCAATTTTTTGAAGCAAAAGGGCAATTAAAATTATTGAAACAGGACAAGCTTTTGGTCGAAAGTTATCGGCCGTTATTTTTTGAAAATATAACTGAATTAATCAGAAAACTTCAAAATAAGTTGCAGCTTGAAGGATATTTTAAGGATGTGGATCAAAAAGAAAAGAAAAAGAAAGCCACGGAAATTACTTACGCTTACATAATCCAGTTTATTTTATACAAAACTTTGGTGGACAATGATTTTGGCAATTTTGGCAAAGAGTACAAGTTAAAAGTAAACAAAATTTATCAATGCTTAAAAGAAAAAAATTATACAAAAATTTTAGGGATCATTGACGGAATAAGTAATGAGATTTCCAAAAATGTGTATAGGCCGTTTGCCAAAGAGCAGGAATTTATCAGGGAAAAATTGCTGCAGCTGTATCGCGAAACGGAAAATAAGTTATCCGATGTTTCTCATTGGCTGGATATTTTTGTGTTTATTAAAAAATTTAGTTTTGAAAATGTAAGGAATGAAATTTTCGGATTTATCTACGAAAATTATTTAAAAGAGCTTTTTGAAGACACTAAAAAAGGCCAGTATTTTACTGATCCGGCTATTGTTAATTTTATGATTAAGCAAATAGGATACAGCGCGGAAGATCTAAAGGAAAGAATTTTAAAAGGCCATAATGAGAAGTTATCAATAATTGATCCTTCCTGTGGCAGTGGCACATTTTTATACAGCGCTGTTAATGAAATTATCGAGGCAGTGCCCAACGGCTCGGAAAAATCGTCAAAATTAATAGAGGATATTGTGGTTAATAATGTTTTCGGTCTTGACATAGAAGAGTTCCCTTTGTATTTGGCGGAGATGAATATAATAATGAGGATGCTGCCGTTGATTATTAATGAAAAATTTAATAATCCGATTGATAAGAAAATAAAAGTTTTTAAAACAAAAGACAGTATTTCAGAATTCATTGATTCCGGGTTAAAAAATACAATTCACGATATTGATGTCGCAGGCGGTCAGCAAACTTTATTTGATCCTGAAAAGTTAAATTTGGGTTATGATAGTTTTATGCGCGATGAAGGTGATATTGGAGAAATGAAAAAAAGCATGAGACCGCCGCGCCG is a window from the Patescibacteria group bacterium genome containing:
- a CDS encoding Eco57I restriction-modification methylase domain-containing protein, whose product is MLSLQELKTLWNKEKKEYRSQEVGSGVQKFIKEALQSPNLFSLKECPLSKKSTDRKMEFIHEKKTKDRRRADFVIYVDMNIIIPVEVESFGKIEVGAKQLAQYQKDLEKKYGILTDGHIWRFYTDNVFMEFNIDEILKNPELFLEYWKEYIKPETYYLQFFEAKGQLKLLKQDKLLVESYRPLFFENITELIRKLQNKLQLEGYFKDVDQKEKKKKATEITYAYIIQFILYKTLVDNDFGNFGKEYKLKVNKIYQCLKEKNYTKILGIIDGISNEISKNVYRPFAKEQEFIREKLLQLYRETENKLSDVSHWLDIFVFIKKFSFENVRNEIFGFIYENYLKELFEDTKKGQYFTDPAIVNFMIKQIGYSAEDLKERILKGHNEKLSIIDPSCGSGTFLYSAVNEIIEAVPNGSEKSSKLIEDIVVNNVFGLDIEEFPLYLAEMNIIMRMLPLIINEKFNNPIDKKIKVFKTKDSISEFIDSGLKNTIHDIDVAGGQQTLFDPEKLNLGYDSFMRDEGDIGEMKKSMRPPRRRFDFVIGNPPYVSFKECSKQKVLFMQLMKLRKIKMSDIYGVNLHSTPNNHKKYAPNPNLYVFFIALGLAFLKDMGKLCYIIPQTILNAGDLDVVRYHLAKFTTIEKIIIFSGKMFVGRGLKQKHEVATSSLIFIVRREKPSGVNQVEIINYQDSKADVEVALDNILKGKKIKKKKIKQDDLLTNHANWNFIKHDKLFLDFYNEYKRKTDSTSIYYDHVWAEIHLKSKFYFDRGIKYPKNKIKIVSEMKSDNFYYISKNIKDGHRAIASNLAIDKKLLDFPFGSQGDIVYQKKYKIVWSYINYDRFRFSQDNIMINYNNVLISSDNKDEILYLLSLLNSKMSIKIFDSLLRSENEKDILIGIKTIKEFIRVPKITEDNQFIKDEVIKRSEEMLKLEDVKLSDFVDFKKVLMQKFDNVKTEKNKNKLVLINGDKEIKLEIKSNADLVKKAISGLVSNEKLRLEKNKINLGELKELPVIDFELRDKIKDYIDDLVFALYFNVSIGKVGFGRAKVVKEKCRGSKFYKVIEKKN